ACATCTAATTCAAActgtttttcctttattttcttctgaaaatagtttttaaattcAGAAAACTGAGAAGAGAATCAAACAAGCccaaaaaaatcaacaatgaCTAATTGGAGGAGGCAATCTGCCCCATTTCCTATCAACCTAGGTCCGTCCTTGAATACCTGTAATTCGGATGTGGGGTGGTCCCCCAGGCCTAGCTGCAAAAGCCTGAATCAAAGTGATCCACTGGCTTCCTTGTGCAATTTGGAAATCAATTATATGGACTCTATCTTCATCTTTCATCGCTTCTGCAATGGCTCCATTGGCAGACATGTATCCAAACTTGAAGTAGGGGCAAACCTCATAAAGTATGTGCATGTAGGAGAGAAGCTCAGAACTTTCTGGTTCTTTGCACCTCAAAGCTTTGTAGATTGAACTCCCGGATGCGGACAATCGCGCAACAAGTCCTTCTAGCATGTATGCTCCCAACCTCTGAACCGGTTCGCCAGAAACTGACACCATCTGCCGCAATTCATCCATAAGCCATTGCCCCATTAGCAAATCGTTGTCTGCAATTGCTTTGGCACATGCAATAAGGATGTGCTTCAGGTTTTTAGTAGAAATTGCTACCATTGTTTGTCTCCAACTGTCCATCTCAAGTGAAACAAAGTTGGTTGCATTGCTAATAGCACTGTCATAACTATCAATGTTATCAGAGTCAGGGCCAAGCATTACACTTTCTAACTCTCTCAGCTTGTGCTTGAAGCTACTTACATCATCGGTTATGCAAGATCCACTCATCGGAGAGCCATAGTTGTTGTCAGGGGAATGATACTGTTCAGGTGGATATGAATATGACTGAGAATCTTGCTGTGATATTGGGCTACCATTAGGTGAGAAACTAACAGTTGAAGGAGAGTTGTAAACAGTGAAGCTTCCAGTTGCAGATGATGACTCCAATGTGCAGTAAAGTTCAGAAGAACTTGGAGTGGAGAATTGGCCTCCATCATTGTAGTATAGCTGATGATTCAGGGTTCGATACTGCGGCAAGTTGTAGGCTTCAATCTGTTGCAACTGTTGATGGTACATGCTTGAACTTCTATGTTGCTCTGATGCCTGCATTGTAGAATGAATCACTTCTCAACTTTAATGCTTCCAAGGTCTCTTCCAGGAGATTGTATTAAGAAGGTGAACTATCACCAATAGTTGTTTAGACACAGTTGCTAAGTGGTACTCATGACAACAAAAGTGATATCCCTGGATAGGCTTTCAAAGTAGACACGTAGTTCTAGTCTTTAATTGCTACAACAAGTTCATTCTTCTGTGATGGAAAACCAAAGATTTGAGACAATCTTCTGTCTGCATGGAAGAAGCACAGCATCAATGTTAACATTCATATAATATATAGAAAGAAATAGAATATTTGTTTTCAGGTCCTAAAGAAACTAAGCACTCTTGTAGAACAGTGCACTGTTACAATTAGCctactttttcttcttctgccgTGTATTATCAACAACATGGACTCTCATACCAAGTCAAATATTTCATTTCTTCTATCTGTTTTCTTTTACCAAAAAATAGTAAATGACCAAGAAACTGCATAAATAACCAATTTCAAAGAATTATGATTTTCATTGAccaataaagaaaagaaaaatatttcataattttcagaattaaacaaagagagagagaataggGAATTATCAGAACATGAACAAGACACACAAAAAATGTAGATGGCCCTGTATATAGGATTGAATTAGATTTCATCTGAATAAAATTAAGTACTTTATACAATAGAAGAACATACATTGGTATAGTGAAAAATCCTCTACGAAATCTTTCACAAAATCTAATGaaatttgttattttaaaaaaatctgaaaattaacAGAGAGGGAGAAAACTTTGAATGTCAGTAAGAACAGATGCACATACCACAAAAGTAGCATCAGCAAATGGAAAGTACTTTTTCTGAAGTTACCCAGACACTCTTAtatcatgtttggatcaacttctctttcaccagaatcaattctaaaccCCATAAGCTTCTcaccaaaattgattctgacttcagaatcaattccaaaattgattatgacttcagaatcaattgtagaagggttccaaacatgcacttagccAATATCACCTATATATGACAAGGTTTAATCAAATCACCCCTTAAACAGTACTGACATATACATCAGAAGTCAGAACAAAATTATAATAAACAGATGGGTTCACAGAAAAATACATATCACCCCATGACTAGAAACAGGAAATCAAATATCTCACCTCATTGCATGAATTGTCTAAGAAGCCACTAAAGATTAAAACAAAGGAGACTGACATTTCAGGTAAAACAATTTCCATCACAAACAGAAATGCTAAAAACCAAACTCAAGAAATCCACAGATAAGGAGGATGAGCTTAACACACTTTACATCACAAACCCATTTGGAGAAAGAAACCCTTGTAAATCTATGGAAGAACAAAAATAAAGCAATTTATGAAGGAAAAATATAAAGTCATCCATGGCTTTCAGTTTGAGGCCATGAGTTAAACCAGATTCTTACTTTGTTTTGAGGATGGAAACTCCTTTAAAGCTGAATAAGACACAGTGGAGTAGAATTTAAGAGCATAGGAGTGAGTACATGAGATAAAGTAGAGGGAAGAGAGACAAAGCTATTCCAATGAAGAAAAACTAGCAGTGGCATATAgaataatgaagaagaaaaacagCCCTTACATAATTATAGAAACTACACAAAAACCATTGGCAAGTGTTTAATGTTGATCTGATGCTCAGAAGCAACCTTTGTTTCGTGTAATGACAGCAATACCCTTGATATGTTTGGTCAAATACACCGATCAATACTCAATACTATTACATTTAGATTGCATGCATGTTAGATTTCATGATTGCATTTAATCTAAAACATTAATTTACTCAAAAGTTAAAACTCATAACGTTTGAATTTGAAGTGATCTTAAGAGTATTTTACAATagaaccaaacatgctatacTTTTGTATTAGCAGTTTAACTTCAAATTCCTTATCAGTACTTTTTCTTACACCCTAATCAATTTTCACCTTCAAACTTTGTTTGTTAGATGAAAAATTGATGGAATTGTTCTTCCAAATAATGAGTAGAGAGTGCCTGATCAAAGTTTGGTGGTGCAAGACTAAGTGCACGGGTGAATGCTCAATATACACGATGGAAGACAATGGGAAAGTATTTACGAAAGACACTTTAACGCTAAATCAGCTTAAGATTAGAGAGGGAAACTTAAAATCCTATAAGAGTTATAAGTGAGCCAATGAATTATGCTCAAGTCATGAAATGATTCAATATGTATTTATAGAGTTCGGCACAAACATTAATGGGAGCTTTTAACTTTAGTTTAGCTATTGGGGATAAATTTTGAGATGATGATATTGATTGGACAATCTTAGGATTATTAACCCCGTAAACTTTGTCTTTATCTGACTAGTTGTCGGGCGAGTTAAACTTCATTTTAATCGTTTTGGCCGACCAACACAACATTCATTCGATTGTGAACCATGTGGGCCGACCAGGGTGATATTAAGTCTTATGGTCATTTAAGTGGCCAGAACAAACATTTAGACATGCGAACAATATACACACTTCATAAATGCCTAAATTTTTATTGATTGTTCTATTCTTATCATATACAATCATGTATCACAtttattatttctattttttctcttctttctcacatcTATCAAGTGCATGTCTACATGGTCCACAATCtcatgaaaattaaataatttcttTTTGCACTTTTGCAAAGTTCACCCAAATCTAACAACCACTACCAGTATCTTAGATCAATATTTATTGAGCATATTGACCATCACTCCTAAAAAAGGCATTCTCATAGGATTTGGGCCAAACATTGCTTGTGTTAAAACACACACGTTGTTTCTGAACAAGGATGACGATTaacattttttattgaaatactccctccggtcctatttataagcaacaataaaaaaaatcacatagtttaagaaatgtagttaaactagataaaatgcattaaatttgtcttaaattaaaatgaacttccaaaattaccctttgttattattgttggaaagtggaaaagaaagagaataattaatgagacacattttacaagttagaattaataagggcatcattggaaaaaattaattaatatagctcaaactttcatttggttcttataaaaaggaccaagatttttcttctctttcatgcttataaataggaccggagggagtagtatCAAAGTCGTATTGAAGTCTTTCATAATCATTAAATGCTTGTCAATTGTATCACTAAATTAAGCTCAGGTAGTGTAAATACTTTTTCTTAGACACCTAATTTATTACGGAGGGAGTACCATTCTGttcctccgttcctttttatttgtctttctaGTACAAAGCTCTTCCACCAAGGTATTGCACTTTTAGAGCTAATTTTCCCATTTTACCCTAATTCAATTCAATATTTACTTTATCTTCATTCAtagaatttctctctccaataattaatttcctaattttcccacaacactctctctcatatcattaaactatTTCAGGTTTCAACAACATTAATTTTACATTGTCTCATGCACTCCTCAAAGAAAGACTAAaagacttcaaaaaaaaaaaaaaaggaaacgcATAATTGTGCACTTGATAAACAATGAGTCTTCAAATATTGCAATGAGACCAATGAGTCTTCCACTCTTGCTTTTTCCATCAGATTTTTTTAATTGTGCACTTGATAATTCACcatgtgttttctttttataGAATTCTAAGTCttcaaatgaattttttttcctatgaCAGAATTTAATGctacactcttttttttttgtgtaacaTTGGAATTTAAAACTATATTGGGAATATTATTtgaattcatttattttttaaattgaaaggCTAGTTTCCATTCAATCAAATTCTACTGCAGTTTTTTTTGAACCACTAAGTATCATGCAATTTTATGATGTGATTATATGAAATGTACTCCATAATTAACCGCAAAGTAACATTGGAGTATGTATTTATAGTCAAGTTGAATAGTCATATGAATAATTAAAGCTAAAATCAGATTGGACAATGAAATTTTGAAGCAAGAAAGACAACACAGTTTTCAGGAAGCTCATTAAATTCAATTTTCCACTACTAAACtttgaatggaataaatgagATTGTGTTAGGGGTATAATTGGTACAATGTAACCTTAAATCACCAAATGACaaataaaaggaaacaaaaaaattgtgctagaaagacaaataaaaaggaacggagggagtattactATTAAAGCCAAACTTTTCAGAGATTTGTTTTCCTTAATAATTTAAGCTGTAATGGTTTCACATGAAGTGGGTGATCGAGCTTCACTCAACAACATCTACTAATATTTAAATGTGTAtaagtaaatataaaaaaaaacgtgGGAACAAGAGCTAAGCTCAGCTTGGTAATTTCATTAGTGTgtatcttatatttttttaattccatttttaattatttcatCATTATTATAATATAAGCCATCCGCGAAAGGTTATGGTTGAAAAGGTTATGAGATAATGACCCACACGGTTGAGTCAGTACCTAGAAGAGAGAACCTTACATTCAAGGCAATGGCATCAATGATGTAAGTAGTAGTGCCTTACACTTCAGCTAACATGCACTTTGTTCCCTTTCTGTCTTATTAgtcataataattttattttagatcCTCATTTTGCTTTTTGCACTTGTTCTATTTCATAATAATCCATTGAACTTATCTCAAAAATATCATCTTGGACAATAATTACTACATTTCTTATCCTAATCCCATTCAAGTAATAATTATGTAGTCTACGGAAAGTTAATTACCAACGCACATCATTGAAGAGTGCGCATTCGATCCttgctatctttttttttttttttgaatggttgCTATCTTAATTTTATGATAACAACAAGAAAGTAGGCAAAGTGAATTTTAATAATCTCTGATAATTACTTATGTTCAACAATTTTGTTATTATCCCCAAttaatagctcaagtggtaagtaTTAGAAAACATATGTGTTGGGTAGAGGAGGTCCAGGGTTCAATATTTGAGgggtacaatttatctttccgatgtgaaaaaaaaaacaattttgttATTAATAGGTTTTTAATAATCCCTGATAATTAATTATgttcaaaaattattttattaattatttttttatatcataTATATTCTTATGAATTCGAGTTTGAAATTCCCACATTTTGATGGTACTAACTTTTTCTAGTAATTTTTTTCCATTTACAAAATTCAAACACGAAACTTTTCTCAAGAGTGAATAAAAATATGCACCAGCCACTTGAATTAATCATTCATTGTTTTCTTATAATATCAAACACACAATTTTACAGTGGCTTGTAAAGATTTAATAAATCATATAAGAAACCCTCTTTACTAATTAATATAATGCATGACgagtattttattttcatttttgaattcAAGAATCCACTATgcacaaaaataagaataagttgACTATAGAGATAAGGACGTAGGAAACATGTATAACTTTTTGGAATACATAATTCAATAAACAATGTAATTTGTTCTGCGTAACTGACTTTGAATCCACTTTATATCAATATTTGAGTCGcaaatttgaaataaaatgatttttgtagaagaaaataaagataaaagacAAGAGCAGCTCATGACTCTGTTTTTGTTTCTATATCTTTGCATTACTACTACTAATTGTTTTGGTCCACCATCCATGTTCACTTTATACGCGTGCTCTTATCAGATTGCTAGCTAGATCATGTTCTTGTTGAATGAAATGTTGAGACATATCAactaaaatatgctcaattctttTTCTAGTAATTGGATGATTAAACACATAAGGATTTTTCTtgctcttgtaacaaaaaaaacacataaggATTTGTTAGTTTTTTATCTTCTCGTAACTGTCTTTTTTGAATTAggtattaaataataaaatctaatttggatattttattagattaattaaaaaaaatctgaacTTGCTTAAATTTTTAGGTTATGTTTAACTCATTATGCCAGTGAATATAAGTGTGAGAAGATTACAAAATCAACTTATCTTATCTTTTGTTTCACGTTTAATTAGAATTTTGTGATTGACAAAATTCtataaataaaaacattatttttgttttgcgTCACTAAGCCTACTCTCTCTTAAGATAACAAATGTTATCGAGTTTGAGTGAGTAAGGTTTTGGTAAGCGAAACAGTCATATGTTTACAGCAAGAGCTTCTCCTTGTCGAACTCGGTGTAGTCCCCCTATGCCGGCAt
This is a stretch of genomic DNA from Lotus japonicus ecotype B-129 chromosome 1, LjGifu_v1.2. It encodes these proteins:
- the LOC130732907 gene encoding scarecrow-like transcription factor PAT1, which produces MQASEQHRSSSMYHQQLQQIEAYNLPQYRTLNHQLYYNDGGQFSTPSSSELYCTLESSSATGSFTVYNSPSTVSFSPNGSPISQQDSQSYSYPPEQYHSPDNNYGSPMSGSCITDDVSSFKHKLRELESVMLGPDSDNIDSYDSAISNATNFVSLEMDSWRQTMVAISTKNLKHILIACAKAIADNDLLMGQWLMDELRQMVSVSGEPVQRLGAYMLEGLVARLSASGSSIYKALRCKEPESSELLSYMHILYEVCPYFKFGYMSANGAIAEAMKDEDRVHIIDFQIAQGSQWITLIQAFAARPGGPPHIRITGIDDSTSAYARGGGLHIVGKRLSKLAQHFKVPFEFHAAAISGCDVQLHNLGVRQGEALAVNFAFMLHHMPDESVSTQNHRDRLLRLVKSLSPKVVTLVEQESNTNTAAFFPRFLETLEYYTAMFESIDVTLPREHKERINVEQHCLARDLVNIIACEGVERVERHEVLGKWRSRFAMAGFTPYPLSSLVNGTIKKLLENYSDRYRLVERDGALYLGWMNRDLVASCAWK